One Verrucomicrobiota bacterium genomic region harbors:
- a CDS encoding secretion system protein E translates to MPPVKNFGERIADALVEDGLLSTKQVEELLELQKKEGTRLLKLLSEKQFVKDVDMVVAMGRVLNVPPVNLQRISIPMEVANLVQKDTAETHKVIPVARLDNKLFLAMADPLNVLALDDIKRLTRLEVIPMIAAQKAIIDKLNNLETKGGSLQEVVAEAEKEAEEDAEIIKDEIDSLDENAAAAASEEAPVIKLANAIIVQAIKDRASDIHLEPFEKSIKLRYRVDGALTENAPPPKSMYVGLSSRIKIMSNLDIAERRLPQDGRMRMRVGGRDVDLRVSFLPTVHGEKAVLRVLDKSNLSASMDKETFRRMKAAVDTPHGLILVTGPTGSGKTTTLYSCLNELNNPDYNIITVEDPVEFQIPGINQVPVKKEIGLTFASALRSILRQDPDIIMIGEIRDEETAEIAVEAALTGHQVLSTMHCNDAPGAIARLDDMGIAPFLISSSVILSCAQRLMRRVCSVCKEPVTYPAKMFDDLQIDQSMFDGVQLYKGRGCDRCKNSGYSGRAAIIEAMEVSDEIRKLVIKRASSMEVGKVAISEGMKTLRMVALDKVREGISTLEQVLVLTSSH, encoded by the coding sequence ATGCCTCCGGTCAAGAATTTTGGAGAACGCATCGCCGACGCCCTGGTCGAGGACGGTCTTCTTTCGACCAAGCAGGTGGAAGAGTTGCTCGAACTGCAGAAGAAGGAAGGTACCCGCCTGTTGAAGCTGCTTTCCGAGAAGCAATTCGTGAAGGACGTGGACATGGTTGTCGCCATGGGGCGCGTGCTCAACGTGCCGCCGGTGAATTTGCAGCGCATTTCCATCCCGATGGAAGTGGCCAACCTGGTGCAGAAAGACACGGCCGAAACGCACAAAGTGATCCCGGTCGCCCGGCTGGACAACAAGCTGTTTCTGGCCATGGCCGACCCGCTGAACGTGCTGGCGCTGGATGACATCAAGCGCCTGACGCGGCTTGAGGTCATTCCGATGATCGCCGCCCAGAAGGCGATCATCGACAAGCTCAACAATCTCGAAACCAAGGGCGGCAGCCTGCAGGAAGTCGTGGCCGAGGCCGAGAAGGAGGCCGAGGAAGACGCCGAGATCATCAAGGACGAGATCGACAGCCTGGATGAGAACGCGGCCGCGGCGGCCAGCGAGGAAGCCCCTGTGATCAAGCTCGCCAACGCCATCATTGTGCAGGCGATCAAGGATCGGGCGAGCGACATCCACCTAGAGCCTTTCGAAAAGTCCATCAAACTTCGCTACCGCGTGGACGGCGCGCTCACCGAAAACGCGCCGCCTCCCAAGAGCATGTATGTCGGGCTCTCCTCGCGCATCAAGATCATGAGCAATCTTGACATCGCGGAGCGGCGCCTTCCCCAGGACGGTCGCATGCGCATGCGGGTGGGCGGGCGAGACGTCGACCTTCGCGTTTCTTTCCTGCCGACGGTGCACGGCGAAAAGGCCGTCCTCCGCGTTCTCGACAAGTCCAATCTGTCCGCCAGCATGGACAAGGAGACGTTTCGACGAATGAAGGCTGCGGTGGACACTCCCCACGGCCTGATTTTGGTGACGGGTCCGACCGGTTCCGGCAAGACCACCACTCTCTATTCCTGCCTGAACGAGCTGAACAACCCCGATTACAACATCATCACGGTCGAGGATCCCGTCGAGTTTCAGATTCCCGGGATCAACCAGGTGCCGGTGAAGAAGGAGATTGGCCTCACCTTCGCCTCCGCCTTGCGGTCCATTTTGCGCCAGGATCCGGACATCATCATGATTGGGGAGATCCGGGACGAGGAAACCGCGGAAATCGCGGTGGAAGCGGCGCTGACGGGGCATCAGGTGTTGAGCACGATGCATTGCAACGACGCGCCCGGCGCCATTGCGCGCCTCGACGACATGGGCATCGCGCCGTTCCTCATTTCCTCGTCGGTCATTCTTTCCTGCGCGCAACGCTTGATGCGGCGCGTGTGCAGCGTGTGCAAGGAGCCGGTGACCTACCCGGCGAAAATGTTCGACGATCTCCAGATCGACCAGTCGATGTTCGACGGCGTGCAACTCTACAAAGGGCGCGGGTGTGACCGTTGCAAGAACTCCGGCTACTCAGGCCGTGCCGCGATCATCGAGGCGATGGAGGTTTCGGATGAAATCCGCAAACTCGTCATCAAACGGGCTTCTTCCATGGAGGTCGGGAAGGTGGCGATTTCCGAAGGCATGAAGACGCTTCGGATGGTCGCTCTCGACAAGGTCCGGGAGGGCATCTCCACGCTCGAACAGGTGCTTGTGCTGACCTCGAGCCACTGA
- a CDS encoding aldehyde dehydrogenase family protein yields the protein MRHYLNWIGGEGRPSVSAQPWTTRNPADAREVVASYAVGSRQDVLDAVAAARKAHAAWSALTPVARGRVLSKASQLLEARKAELAELLTREEGKTLAESTGEVQRAVDIFRFFGGQSYVLGGQTIPHDLPHNLLFTSRQSLGVVGLITPWNFPVAIPAWKLAPALLCGNAVVLKPASQAPALSLELAKILHEAGLPGGVLNVIVGGGSEVGSALAEHPEVVALSFTGSHAVGARVYHQLAPRMARAQMEMGGKNPTLVLADADLDLAANLVARAGFGLTGQACTATSRAIVDKSVLEPFVERLVARAKALKVGPGLGAGVEMGPAVSEAELQGNLDAIAEAARAGARVAWGGKRLVEGELQHGWFMEPAVVDRVSPDMRIAQEEIFGPVVAVIAADHFDHAIDIANGVEAGLSASVVTRDLRKAMLYADRIQAGVIKVNQISTGLALQAPFGGVKKSSTDTFKEQGASAVEFYSRLRTVYLDYSV from the coding sequence ATGCGTCATTATCTTAACTGGATTGGCGGAGAAGGCCGACCCTCAGTTTCCGCACAACCCTGGACGACCAGGAACCCCGCCGACGCCCGCGAGGTCGTCGCATCCTATGCGGTCGGATCCAGGCAGGATGTCCTCGATGCCGTGGCCGCCGCCCGCAAAGCTCACGCCGCGTGGTCCGCCTTGACTCCGGTGGCGCGGGGGCGCGTTCTGAGCAAGGCTTCCCAGCTCCTCGAGGCCCGCAAAGCCGAGCTCGCTGAACTCCTCACGCGCGAGGAGGGCAAGACGCTGGCGGAGAGCACCGGGGAAGTTCAACGCGCGGTCGATATCTTTCGATTCTTTGGCGGACAAAGCTACGTGCTGGGTGGCCAGACCATTCCGCATGACCTGCCTCACAACTTGCTTTTTACTTCCCGTCAGTCGCTCGGAGTGGTGGGGCTTATTACGCCTTGGAATTTTCCGGTGGCCATCCCCGCCTGGAAGCTCGCTCCCGCGTTGCTGTGCGGCAACGCGGTGGTGCTCAAGCCCGCATCCCAAGCCCCCGCGCTTTCGCTGGAGCTTGCGAAGATCCTGCACGAGGCGGGACTTCCCGGCGGAGTCCTCAATGTCATCGTCGGCGGGGGTTCCGAGGTGGGTTCCGCTCTGGCCGAGCATCCCGAGGTCGTGGCGCTTTCCTTCACGGGATCGCATGCGGTGGGAGCCCGCGTTTACCACCAGCTTGCCCCGCGCATGGCCCGGGCGCAGATGGAAATGGGCGGGAAGAATCCGACGTTGGTCTTGGCCGACGCGGATCTCGACCTGGCGGCGAACCTGGTGGCCCGTGCCGGCTTTGGCTTGACCGGCCAGGCTTGCACGGCGACCAGCCGGGCCATCGTTGACAAGAGTGTGCTGGAACCGTTCGTGGAAAGGCTGGTTGCGCGGGCGAAGGCGCTCAAAGTCGGCCCCGGCCTGGGTGCCGGCGTCGAGATGGGCCCCGCCGTCAGCGAGGCCGAGCTGCAAGGTAATTTGGATGCCATCGCGGAGGCGGCGCGAGCCGGAGCCCGTGTGGCCTGGGGCGGGAAACGGCTGGTCGAGGGTGAACTTCAGCACGGCTGGTTCATGGAACCCGCCGTGGTCGATCGCGTGAGTCCCGACATGCGGATTGCCCAGGAGGAAATCTTCGGTCCGGTGGTCGCTGTGATCGCGGCCGATCATTTTGATCACGCCATTGACATCGCCAACGGCGTCGAGGCGGGACTATCGGCATCCGTCGTCACTCGCGACTTGCGCAAGGCCATGCTCTACGCCGACCGCATCCAGGCCGGGGTCATCAAAGTCAACCAGATTTCGACCGGACTCGCGCTCCAAGCGCCCTTCGGGGGGGTGAAGAAATCGAGCACGGACACCTTCAAGGAACAAGGTGCTTCTGCGGTGGAGTTCTACTCCCGATTGCGCACGGTCTATCTCGATTATTCGGTGTAA
- a CDS encoding undecaprenyl/decaprenyl-phosphate alpha-N-acetylglucosaminyl 1-phosphate transferase, with amino-acid sequence MPRLGGLAVFAGFCSPFPVLYLIHNQVSLTFQNYEKMTLAMLVAALMMLGLGIYDDMKGAGAWKKFTVQIAASLVLFLGGFQITELSNPFGDAWKLGWLALPVTVLWIVGITNAMNLLDGIDGLATGVTFCIALALALINIMQGQIMVALLTLCLAGACLGFLPYNFSPASIFLGDTGSLFLGLALACISILSLFKAATATLIAVPILLFGLPLFDTVSVMAGRIWRGAPVFSADKTHVYHRLLRMGWNQREAAFFLYGFTLVMGTIAIDLSLKHSTATLGFGALLLSVLIAAMALKSRKKPGNKSD; translated from the coding sequence ATGCCGCGATTGGGTGGGTTGGCGGTCTTTGCCGGATTCTGCTCGCCGTTTCCGGTGCTTTACCTGATCCACAATCAAGTTTCCTTGACCTTCCAGAATTACGAGAAGATGACGCTCGCCATGTTGGTGGCGGCATTGATGATGCTCGGGCTGGGGATTTACGATGACATGAAGGGTGCCGGGGCCTGGAAGAAGTTCACCGTTCAGATTGCGGCTTCGTTGGTGTTGTTTCTGGGCGGTTTTCAAATCACGGAGTTGAGCAATCCTTTCGGGGATGCCTGGAAGCTGGGTTGGCTGGCGCTGCCGGTGACCGTGCTGTGGATCGTCGGGATCACCAACGCCATGAACCTGCTCGACGGGATCGACGGGCTCGCCACCGGAGTCACGTTCTGCATCGCGTTGGCCCTGGCGCTGATCAACATCATGCAAGGCCAGATCATGGTGGCTTTGCTGACCTTGTGTCTGGCCGGAGCCTGTCTGGGATTTCTCCCCTACAATTTTTCACCCGCGAGCATTTTCCTGGGAGACACGGGGAGTTTGTTTTTGGGGCTGGCCCTCGCGTGTATCAGCATTCTGTCGTTGTTCAAGGCCGCGACGGCCACGCTCATCGCGGTGCCCATTCTGCTCTTCGGGCTCCCGCTCTTCGACACCGTATCGGTCATGGCAGGAAGGATCTGGCGCGGGGCGCCGGTGTTTTCGGCGGACAAGACTCATGTGTATCACCGGCTGCTGCGCATGGGCTGGAATCAGCGGGAGGCGGCGTTTTTCCTCTATGGTTTCACCCTGGTGATGGGGACGATTGCCATCGATCTGAGTCTGAAGCATTCCACGGCCACGCTGGGATTTGGAGCGCTCCTCCTTTCGGTGTTGATAGCCGCCATGGCGCTCAAATCGCGCAAGAAACCGGGGAACAAGAGCGACTGA
- a CDS encoding glycosyltransferase, whose amino-acid sequence MPRACVGTFQLGTMDPGLGTVGRGTGDMKILELGKYCAPGRGGIETLVQAWSEGFVRRGARVDCVVSHDRNEDAEEVRNGVWVHRCARRGEALSLPLCPGYLGAAKRYPADVWHGHFPNPLMDAACFLGSRKTPLVISYHSEIVRQARSAFLRSLAAMAFANIALHCNRVESPGTAFEGVAAPSVQG is encoded by the coding sequence ATGCCGCGAGCATGTGTCGGAACGTTTCAGTTGGGAACCATGGATCCGGGCCTGGGAACAGTGGGCCGAGGAACGGGAGACATGAAGATCCTGGAGTTGGGAAAATACTGCGCCCCGGGCCGCGGCGGCATTGAAACTTTGGTGCAGGCGTGGTCCGAAGGCTTCGTGCGCCGGGGGGCTAGAGTTGATTGTGTGGTTTCCCACGACCGGAACGAGGATGCGGAGGAGGTGAGGAACGGCGTGTGGGTGCATCGCTGCGCCCGGCGAGGAGAGGCGCTCTCCCTCCCACTGTGCCCGGGTTATCTGGGGGCGGCGAAGCGTTATCCGGCCGACGTGTGGCACGGGCATTTTCCCAATCCGCTGATGGACGCGGCGTGTTTCCTCGGTTCGCGGAAAACCCCCTTGGTGATTTCTTATCACAGCGAAATTGTCCGGCAGGCGCGCTCGGCTTTTTTACGCTCCCTTGCAGCGATGGCTTTTGCGAACATCGCGCTGCATTGTAACCGCGTCGAGAGTCCTGGCACAGCATTCGAAGGCGTTGCAGCCCCATCGGTCCAAGGTTGA
- a CDS encoding ferritin-like domain-containing protein: MCSWISRFPWRNVVLTTLNHFEGFFPRGGRWSWDPGQPHPHQEIEASPDGNTSNRTYSRTLDYSYWIEHFHRNRLHRAEPDWSEPLRMSPQKIEALRPSIVQFQLGDGGGECRLLARDAERFRGRAQAATTVVDLWFREEAEHARLLSHAVARLGGKPISTHWSYEAFCLCRRRFGVRFELQVLTLTELVSTGYYRLLQQHVEDPPLERICALILRDEAGHVAFQRARLQADGVRTEGVRGWIWKTQFWICGLAAATVLWSSHGRCLKPLGATTPQFLLEVIREIGGFVRGVGPKRRDQAGS; this comes from the coding sequence ATGTGCTCATGGATTTCGAGGTTTCCCTGGCGAAACGTGGTGTTGACCACCCTGAATCATTTCGAAGGATTCTTTCCCCGCGGTGGACGCTGGAGTTGGGATCCAGGCCAGCCCCACCCCCACCAGGAAATCGAAGCCTCTCCGGATGGCAATACCTCCAACCGCACCTATTCCCGCACGCTCGATTACTCATACTGGATCGAGCATTTCCATCGAAACCGGCTCCACCGAGCCGAGCCTGACTGGTCCGAACCGCTTCGCATGTCCCCGCAGAAGATCGAGGCCCTGCGCCCTTCCATCGTCCAATTCCAACTCGGCGACGGGGGAGGAGAATGCCGGTTGCTCGCCCGAGATGCGGAGCGCTTCCGCGGCCGGGCCCAAGCAGCGACCACCGTCGTGGACCTTTGGTTCCGGGAGGAAGCGGAACACGCGCGTTTGCTCTCCCACGCGGTGGCACGGCTTGGCGGAAAGCCCATCTCCACCCACTGGAGTTACGAGGCTTTTTGCCTTTGCCGCCGGAGGTTCGGAGTCCGATTCGAGCTCCAAGTGCTGACGCTCACCGAATTGGTGAGCACGGGATATTACCGCCTGCTGCAACAGCATGTCGAAGACCCACCCCTGGAAAGAATATGCGCCCTGATTCTGCGCGACGAGGCCGGGCATGTGGCGTTTCAGCGGGCGCGTTTGCAAGCCGATGGGGTCCGCACGGAAGGCGTTCGAGGCTGGATCTGGAAGACACAATTCTGGATTTGCGGCTTGGCCGCGGCGACCGTGTTGTGGTCGAGCCACGGACGTTGCCTGAAACCTTTGGGAGCCACCACGCCCCAATTCCTACTCGAAGTGATTCGCGAGATCGGGGGGTTCGTGCGTGGAGTGGGGCCGAAGCGCCGGGACCAGGCGGGTTCGTGA
- a CDS encoding glycosyltransferase translates to MTAKLSGRRARLFYAPLQRWLLRTSRCIVTASRVLAQHSKALQPHRSKVEVIPYGVDLARFAWDGRRTSRVSDLLGALGGKPAVLTAGRLVGYKGQRYLLEACRELDVIVWLVGAGPLEPELKSLAFSLGLGDRAVFWGAAEDEPFTDLLHACTVFVLPSISPAEAFGLVQVEAMACGKPVVNTSVPTGVPWVSQDGVTGLTVPPADAEALRLALKRLLSDSAFRHDLGEAARRRAQSEFDQEKMIQRYWELFRRLAPGALNTS, encoded by the coding sequence ATCACAGCGAAATTGTCCGGCAGGCGCGCTCGGCTTTTTTACGCTCCCTTGCAGCGATGGCTTTTGCGAACATCGCGCTGCATTGTAACCGCGTCGAGAGTCCTGGCACAGCATTCGAAGGCGTTGCAGCCCCATCGGTCCAAGGTTGAAGTGATTCCTTACGGCGTGGATCTGGCCCGTTTCGCCTGGGATGGACGACGCACGTCGCGCGTCTCCGACTTGCTTGGCGCCTTGGGGGGCAAGCCTGCCGTGCTGACGGCGGGGCGGCTCGTGGGTTACAAGGGACAACGTTACTTGCTGGAAGCTTGCCGCGAGCTGGACGTGATCGTCTGGCTGGTGGGGGCGGGTCCGCTGGAGCCTGAACTGAAGTCGCTGGCCTTCAGTCTGGGGCTTGGAGATCGAGCCGTTTTTTGGGGGGCGGCCGAAGACGAGCCATTCACGGACTTGCTCCATGCATGCACGGTGTTTGTATTGCCTTCGATCAGTCCCGCCGAAGCCTTCGGTCTTGTTCAGGTCGAGGCCATGGCGTGCGGCAAACCGGTGGTGAATACTTCGGTGCCGACGGGCGTGCCTTGGGTCAGCCAGGACGGAGTGACGGGCTTGACCGTGCCTCCCGCCGATGCGGAAGCGCTCCGGCTGGCTCTCAAGAGGCTGCTGTCGGATTCCGCATTTCGGCACGATCTTGGCGAAGCGGCTCGACGGCGAGCGCAATCCGAGTTCGACCAGGAAAAAATGATCCAGAGGTACTGGGAGCTTTTCCGGCGTTTGGCGCCGGGCGCGCTGAACACGTCATGA
- a CDS encoding glycosyltransferase family 4 protein — MRFLFFSPGYHPDIPGGAWRVTEELSRRLAGRGHDMDVITNHPGASFEAFEIRAKVRIHRVGPARPSRWRPAFFERNRQARMIGRELLDRAGGTVLVGTHHAYFEPAVRGLGVPWIAVFQGPWAREYAWSASARNRPAVWRLWDGWLERQFEQRERRLLAGAKRIVVISRHFESKLSEWHPVALPPVQRLHDSVDLERFDVPSHREALRAEWGLRPADRMVLAVRRLDPRMGLEVLISAFALVVPSVPQAQLWIAGTGPYDAALRRCAKGAGVVERVRFLGRVEEEVLPKLYGAADVTVMPSLDLEGLGLATIESMACGTPVLGSRSAATPEILEPLSPELLFEPGSVQDLAMKLERSLTHPEGLPSAARCREHVSERFSWEPWIRAWEQWAEERET, encoded by the coding sequence ATGCGCTTTCTCTTTTTCAGTCCCGGCTATCACCCGGACATCCCGGGTGGTGCCTGGCGCGTGACCGAGGAATTGTCGAGGCGGCTGGCGGGCCGGGGTCATGACATGGATGTGATCACGAATCATCCGGGTGCGTCCTTCGAGGCTTTCGAGATCCGGGCGAAGGTGCGCATTCATCGGGTGGGACCCGCCCGGCCTTCCCGGTGGCGTCCCGCCTTTTTCGAACGTAATCGGCAGGCAAGGATGATTGGCCGGGAGCTGCTCGATCGCGCGGGTGGGACCGTGTTGGTGGGAACTCACCATGCCTATTTTGAGCCCGCGGTTCGCGGGTTGGGCGTGCCCTGGATCGCGGTATTTCAGGGACCTTGGGCCAGAGAATACGCGTGGTCGGCCTCGGCGCGAAACCGTCCTGCGGTGTGGCGCCTGTGGGATGGCTGGCTCGAGCGCCAATTCGAGCAGAGGGAGCGAAGGCTGTTGGCGGGTGCAAAACGCATCGTCGTCATCAGCCGTCATTTTGAATCGAAGTTGAGCGAATGGCATCCCGTGGCGCTTCCCCCCGTGCAGCGCTTGCACGACTCTGTGGATTTAGAACGCTTTGACGTTCCATCCCATCGCGAAGCGTTGCGCGCGGAGTGGGGCCTTCGCCCGGCGGACCGGATGGTGCTGGCGGTCAGGCGGCTCGATCCTCGCATGGGGTTGGAGGTCTTGATTTCCGCGTTTGCCCTGGTCGTCCCAAGCGTTCCCCAAGCCCAGTTGTGGATTGCCGGAACGGGTCCTTACGATGCCGCGCTGCGCCGTTGCGCGAAGGGCGCGGGCGTCGTGGAAAGGGTGCGGTTTTTGGGAAGAGTGGAGGAGGAGGTATTGCCGAAGCTTTACGGAGCGGCGGACGTGACGGTGATGCCGTCGCTGGATTTGGAAGGGTTGGGCTTGGCCACCATCGAGTCGATGGCCTGTGGAACTCCGGTCTTGGGCTCGCGGTCGGCGGCCACACCCGAGATTTTGGAGCCATTGTCCCCTGAATTGCTCTTCGAGCCGGGTTCGGTCCAAGATCTGGCCATGAAGTTGGAGCGCAGCCTCACGCATCCCGAAGGGTTGCCGTCCGCGGCGCGATGCCGCGAGCATGTGTCGGAACGTTTCAGTTGGGAACCATGGATCCGGGCCTGGGAACAGTGGGCCGAGGAACGGGAGACATGA
- a CDS encoding glycosyltransferase translates to MTLRARVCGTLLPRPPVPPWHLACIGGVFNEEHAFQREVLDRASRQGLRSRLHVVPFVNDVGRALRALDVVLHTSLKPEPFGRVIVEAMASGIPVVAARAGGVPEILEDGVDGLLVCPGDADDYARAVLKLEGSPEGRSGMVRAATRKVDQRFRVDRVASEWSGLFESSFR, encoded by the coding sequence CTGACCCTGCGGGCTCGCGTATGCGGGACGCTCTTGCCTCGACCACCGGTCCCCCCCTGGCATCTGGCATGTATTGGGGGGGTGTTCAACGAGGAGCACGCCTTTCAGCGCGAGGTTTTGGATCGCGCCTCGCGTCAAGGCCTGCGCTCTCGCCTCCATGTGGTCCCCTTCGTCAACGATGTTGGCCGGGCGCTGCGCGCGTTGGATGTTGTGTTGCATACATCGTTGAAGCCGGAACCTTTCGGACGCGTGATCGTCGAGGCCATGGCGTCCGGGATTCCCGTGGTGGCGGCCCGTGCCGGGGGCGTGCCGGAGATCCTTGAGGATGGCGTTGACGGACTTCTGGTTTGCCCCGGAGACGCGGACGACTATGCGAGGGCGGTCCTGAAACTCGAGGGGTCTCCCGAAGGGCGATCCGGCATGGTCCGGGCCGCGACGAGGAAAGTGGACCAGAGGTTCCGGGTGGATCGGGTGGCTTCGGAATGGTCCGGCCTGTTCGAAAGTTCATTCCGTTAG